The Chrysiogenia bacterium DNA window TCGTCGAGGAGCTCTTTCGCGTAAAGGGAATCTTCCAGACCGGCGCCGACGAGATCGACGCCTACTTCATCCAGGCGCCCATCCCCGCCCTGCAGAAGCTCTATGGGCTAGAGCCCGACCAGGTCACCCAGCTCGGCGCCATTCTCACCGAGCCCGAGTACGAGCCGCAGGCCCTCAAGGACATCGGCAAGCTCGTCAACGGCAACCACGGCAAGGCGGTCGCGCGTTCCTGGCAGGAAGTGCTGCCCGAGCTGGCGGGATTCATTCGCACAGACCGCGGCTCGGGCGAAATCTTCGTGGGCATTCTGATCTTCCTGACGCTGTTCACCATCTTCAACACGATCCTGATGAGCATTCTCGAGCGCGAGCGCGAATTCGCAACGCTGCTGGCGCTGGGCACCCCGCGCAAGGTCATCGCCACGCAGGTGTTTTTCGAGACCGCGCTCATCGGTTTGCTCGGCTGCTCCGTGGGCGCGCTGGCCGGCTGGGCCTGGGCCTACCGCGTGCAGGTCCACGGCTGGGACGTGAGCAGCCTCTACCCCGACGGCGTCACCGTCTCGGGCTTTGCAATGGATACCGTCATGCGCGCGCGCGTTACCTGGGCGCTGCTGTGGGGTTACACCACCACCGTGTTCTGGTCCGTGTGCGCAATGGGCGTGCTGTGCCTGCCCAAGGCGCTGCGCATTCCGATCGTCGACACGCTTCGCTGAGATTGCTTAAGGAGTCAGCCATGGCCGGCATTGTGGAAATCGAAAACCTGACCAAGGACTACGGCACCGGTGAGATCATCGTGCACGCCCTTCGCGGCATCACGCTCACCATCAAGGCCGGCGAGTTCGCCGCCATGGCCGGGCCCTCGGGCTCGGGCAAGAGCACGCTGCTCAACATCATCGGCGGGCTCGACACGCCCACCGGCGGCAGCGTGACCATCGAGGGCACCGACGTCGCAAGGCTCAGCGATGCGCAGCGCTCGCGCCTTCGCCGCGACCAGATCGGCTTTGTCTTCCAGAGCTACAACCTGATTCCGGTGCTCACCGCGCTTGAGAATGCCGAGTATATCCTCATGCTCCAGGGCGCTCCCATCAAGGAGCGCCACGAGCGCGTGCGCGCCCTGCTGAAGGACGTGGGCCTCGAGGGGATGGAAGACCGCTTTCCCAACCAGCTCTCGGGCGGCCAGCAGCAGCGCGTGGCCATCGCACGTGCCATTGCCTCGGAACCCGCGCTGGTACTGGCCGATGAGCCCACCGCCAACGTGGACTCGAAGACCGGGGCCGCGCTGCTGGAGCTCATGCACGAGCTGCACGAGAACAAGGGCGTGACTTTCCTCTTCTCCACCCACGACCAGATGGTCATGGAGCGCGCCGAGCGCCTGCTGCTGCTTCGCGACGGGCAGATCGAGGCCGACGGGCCGCCCTCGGAAATCCTCCATAAGGCTTCTTGATGCGCGCGCTGCTGCTCTCGATGCTTGCGCTGCTCTGCCTTGTCTTCCCGGCACCGGCGCGGGCGCTCGTGGGTGATTCCGACGAGGCCTTCGGGCTCGACGGCAGCATCCGCAACATCAGCGGTGCCATCGACAACTTCAATCCCTCGCCGTTCTGGCTGCCGACCAACGGCGGCGACGCCTTTTCCCAGACGATCCTCAGACTGACGGCCATGGGCGCGCCGACCCACTGGCTGTCCTACGAACTCCACGCCGTGCAGACCCTCGATTATTCGAGTGGCGGTGCAAGCTCGGGGGCGTTCTCGCTGGTGCCGGGGGTCACACGCTTTCGCGCGCTCGATGCAACCTGGACACCCGACGCTTCGGGCAAGCTCACGGCCACGACATTGCTTGATCGCTTTGCGGTAAAATTCTCGCCCGAGTGGGGCGACATCACCATCGGGCGGCAGGCGATCACCTTCGGAAAGGCCTTTTTCTGGAACCCGCTCGATGTGTTCCTGGCATTCGACCCCCTCCAGTTTGACCGCGAGTACAAGCCCGGCGTCGATGCGCTGCGCGTGGACATTCCGCTGGGCGACTTCTCCGGCATTAC harbors:
- a CDS encoding ABC transporter permease — its product is MSLLSILRIAWRSLWRHRRRTIITTLAISVGLTMTIFFRSLNEGSYAQLTSDAVRMHAGHVTIEHRDYRDAPAIDLWVGDAPHLREEIEKLPYVERTKALISGQGVARSGSGAVAVGIMGVEPAVEAKSSPIARRIVEGEYLSPTDKKKVVIGIELAKSLKLEVGKKLVLSSNDVEGNFVEELFRVKGIFQTGADEIDAYFIQAPIPALQKLYGLEPDQVTQLGAILTEPEYEPQALKDIGKLVNGNHGKAVARSWQEVLPELAGFIRTDRGSGEIFVGILIFLTLFTIFNTILMSILEREREFATLLALGTPRKVIATQVFFETALIGLLGCSVGALAGWAWAYRVQVHGWDVSSLYPDGVTVSGFAMDTVMRARVTWALLWGYTTTVFWSVCAMGVLCLPKALRIPIVDTLR
- a CDS encoding ABC transporter ATP-binding protein, which encodes MAGIVEIENLTKDYGTGEIIVHALRGITLTIKAGEFAAMAGPSGSGKSTLLNIIGGLDTPTGGSVTIEGTDVARLSDAQRSRLRRDQIGFVFQSYNLIPVLTALENAEYILMLQGAPIKERHERVRALLKDVGLEGMEDRFPNQLSGGQQQRVAIARAIASEPALVLADEPTANVDSKTGAALLELMHELHENKGVTFLFSTHDQMVMERAERLLLLRDGQIEADGPPSEILHKAS